Within the Butyrivibrio sp. AE3004 genome, the region TGCGCACCAATTTATCTTATGGCAGTTTTTTCAGTGTGTTCTCAAAGACATATACGCAGATATCTGCCATATGCTCTTCGCTTTCATGCATCCCGTCCCTGAACCAACTGATAAGTATCTGGAAAAAAGCTGCTTCTGAAGCGAGCCTGATGTACTTTGTCTCGGTATCTGTTGCAGGTAGAGAAGCTCTGAAATGGATCTTCCGGAAAAGAGTTCACGCTGTAATATACCTGCCTGATCAAATAAGGTAATGGTTTCCTTATCCTCACGGACAGTTCTAAAAACATCTTCAAACCACCGATGAGGGTTCTCGTGAAACTCTGGTTTTTCGCTGATATCAGCAATCCTTTTTATAAGTTTGTTTCCCAGTTCATGCAAAATATCTTCTTTGTCTGCATAGTTACGGTAGAATGCCGTTCTTGACACTCCGGCACGACGCACGATCTCGCTGACGGTGATTTTTTCATATGGGGTGTTCTCCCATAAGGTGCATCAGCGCAAGCTGAAGACATTCTCTTGTCAGGCTGGTTAGATTCTTTATTATTCATCCGCAGAACATCTTTTTCTGCATTTCTGTCAAAGGTTCTTTTGTGGTAGTCATATTTCTTTTCCTCGCTGTTACAAAATGTACGATTATGTAAACATCGCTCCAAATGGTATTGCTACTGTCATGTCCGAGCTCAGAGCCGTTGTATTCGTCTTTTTGGCGGAGTTACACTTGTAACATCAGAATGATTGTAACCACTACATGGGGAGGCAAAACAAGTATGCAGGTTATAGAAACTATTTCTCACAAGGCACAGAGACAGGCATTCAGTATTTTGATAGACAGATTTCTTGCAAATCTGGATAAGTCTGAGAACAGAACAGCAACATACTTAAAGCTCGTGGACCAGGCAGAGAAATTTTGGGGGGAAAGATGCCACAAGAAAAGAAAAGCTTGATCAGGTAAGGAAATGCTTTTAAGAGATCCCGATAACAGATGGGTCAAGTTTCTGAATAAAGTAGTTGATGAGACAGATCCTCATGTTGCCAAGATGACAATGCTCAACCTTGGTTATGAGGCCTTTTTCAGAGGCACTAAGATGATAAGGGCTAACAGGGAAAAAGTATGGCTGCAATATACCATGGCTTATTCTCTTTGATCCAACAAGTGCCTGCAACATGCACTGTCAGGGCTGCTGGTCCGGAACCTACGGCCCCAAGCACAATCTTTCTTTTGAAGACATGGATAAGATCGTTACCCAGGGAAAAGAGCTGGGTGTTTACCTTTACATGATGACAGGAGGTGAGCCTCTTGTCAGAAAGAAGGATGTGCTCCGCCTTGCTGAAAAGCACAATGATGTAGAGTTTTCTATTTTTGATAACTCCACTTTAATCGACGAGGACTTCTGCAAGGAAGTAGTAAGGCTTGGAAACATCACGTTCCAGCTTTCTATCGAAGGTACTCCGGATACTAATGATGCAAGACGTGGAATTGGTCACTACGATGCTGTTATGAAAGCCATGGACCTGTTTAAGAAATACGGAATTGTATATGGCACTTCCATCTGCTATACAAGGAATAATATCGATGCAGTAACTGATCCTAAATTCATCGAGTTCATAGCTGAAAAAAGCGCAAGATTCGGATTCTTCTTCCACTACATGCCGGTTGGTAACAATGCTGTTCCAGAGCTTATGCCAACAGTAGAGCAGAGAAAAAAGATGGTGGAACAGATCAGGTTCCTTAGAAGTGATAAGTGCGATATCGGATTCTTCCCAATGGATTTCCAAAAATGACGGGGAAGCTGTTGGTGGCTGTATCGCTGGCGGAAGAAACTACTTCCACATCAATTCAAGCGGAGATGCTGAGCCCTGCGTATTTGTCCACTTCTCCAACACCAATATCCATACTCACTCAATCCTTGAGATGCTAAAGAGCCCTCTTTTCATGGAATATCATAAGGGACAGCCCTTTAATAAGAATCATTTAAGGCCATGTCCTATGCTTGAAAATCCCGAGCTTCTTAGAGAGATGGTAGCAAGATCCGGAGCCCATGGCACCAATGAAGAATCAGAAAGAAAGCGTTGAACACCTCTGCGCAAAATGTGATAATTATTCAAAAGAGTGGGGACCTGTAGCTGATGATATCTGGGCTCACCAGAAGCACTACAGAAAATCTTACGAGAACTATGCAAAAGAAAAATATAGAAAGCGCAGAAAAAAACTGGAATTTCCTGATGTTAAGGAATCCAAGAAGAAAGAGAACAGAGGCGCATAATTGCCTGGGGGAAAATAATGATAAAAATTCTGTCAGATAGTACCT harbors:
- a CDS encoding TetR-like C-terminal domain-containing protein translates to MHFRASLPATDTETKYIRLASEAAFFQILISWFRDGMHESEEHMADICVYVFENTLKKLP
- a CDS encoding radical SAM protein; translation: MHCQGCWSGTYGPKHNLSFEDMDKIVTQGKELGVYLYMMTGGEPLVRKKDVLRLAEKHNDVEFSIFDNSTLIDEDFCKEVVRLGNITFQLSIEGTPDTNDARRGIGHYDAVMKAMDLFKKYGIVYGTSICYTRNNIDAVTDPKFIEFIAEKSARFGFFFHYMPVGNNAVPELMPTVEQRKKMVEQIRFLRSDKCDIGFFPMDFQK
- a CDS encoding SPASM domain-containing protein; translation: MISAISDSSQWISKNDGEAVGGCIAGGRNYFHINSSGDAEPCVFVHFSNTNIHTHSILEMLKSPLFMEYHKGQPFNKNHLRPCPMLENPELLREMVARSGAHGTNEESERKR